TATATGGAACGCTGTGTATTTACAGGAAGCCTATAATTATTTAGTTAAAATTGATCCCCAAGTTACTAAGTATATGAGGCATATCTCTCCGATTAATTGGGAGCATATTACTTTTCTTGGCGAATACAAATTTGATTTGTTATCTATTCCTAAACACTTAAGAAAATTGAACATAAAAAATAGCCCGTCATCAGACGTTGTTATATAGGGAATTTCCAGACCTTATCGATACAAATTCCCTCTGTGCGCTTGGGACCCCTTAAAGGAGATATCTTTAAATGAGCAAATTGTTATACCCACCTAAATCCAAAGAATTGACAGAAGGAGTAACGCTACTTCAAGAAATTAGTGAGAAAAATGCTCCACTCACTTATATTCGCTTGAAAATTATTGAAATGGAAAGTGGTGCCAGCTACGAAGAGAGTTTAACGCAATTTGAATGTTGTCTTGTTGCTTTAACTGGCAAGATAACTGTAACAGATTTTGCAGAAACTTTTTCAGAAATTGGCACTAGAGAAAGTGTTTTTGAACGTATCCCAACCGATAGTGTTTATCTATCCACGCAACAAAAATTTAGAGTAACAGCAAAAACGGCGGCTAAGATTGTTCTCTGTTATGCACCGTCTGAAAAAAAATTACCAACTCAATTAATTAAAGCTAGTGATAATAGTATCGAAAATCGTGGTATGTACCAAAATAAACGTTTAGTTCATACTATTTTATCAGATACATCTTCGATTTCAGATGCGTTGCTAGTAGTTGAAGTTCTAACCGATAGTGGGAATTGGTCGAGTTATCCGCCGCATAAACATGATCAAAATGATTTGCCAAGGGAATCTTTACTTGAAGAAACCTACTACCATGAAATGAACCCAAGGCAAGGATTTGTTTTTCAAAGAGTCTATACAGACGACCGTTCATTAGATGAAACCATGACAGTTGAAAATGGAGACGTTGTTGTGGTACCCAAGGGTTATCATCCCGTTGGAGTTCCTGATGGCTATGAATCTTATTATTTAAACATCATGGCGGGACCAATTAAAAAGTGGCAGTTTCATAATGATCCAGCACATGAATGGATTTTAAATCGTAAATAAAGTAAAGGGAGCTAATAAGAATGAAAAAAAAGAACTTTGATATGATTTCATTAGGTCGAGCTTGTATTGACTTAAATGCAGTTGAGTACAATCGTGGTATGGAAGAAACGATGACTTTTTCTAAGTATGTTGGAGGTTCACCGGCAAATATCGCGATTGGATCAGCAAAACTTGGTTTGAATGTTGGCTTTATTGGAAAAATTCCTGATGATCAACATGGCCGGTTTATTGAAAATTATATGAAAAAAAGTGGTATTGATACGTCAAATATGATTCTTGATACGGAAGGACATAAGGCTGGTTTAGCTTTTACAGAAATTAAAAGTCCAGAAGAATGCAGTATTTTAATGTATCGCGAACAAGTTGCAGATTTATATTTAACACCAAATGAAATTAACGAGGAGTATTTAAAATCAGCAGAAATGTTAGTCGTTTCTGGAACCGCTTTAGCCCAAAGTCCTTCGAGGGAGGCCGTGCTAAAAGCTGTTAGTTTGGCTAAAAAAAATCAGTTAAAAGTTGTCTTTGAACTGGATTATCGTCCTTACACATGGAAAAATCCAGCAGAAACGGCGGTTTATTATTCTTTAGTTGCTGAACAAGCAGATATTGTGATTGGAACAAGAGATGAATATGATAGTATGGAAAACATTGTAAATGGTACGAATGAAGCCACAATTGCTTATTTATTCCAACATTCACCTGAACTAATTGTGATTAAACATGGTGTTGAAGGTTCATATGCCTATACAAAAGCAGGTGGAATTTATCAAGGGAAAGCCTATAAAACACAAGTGTTAAAAACTTTTGGTGCTGGGGATTCTTATGCTGCTGCCTTTCTCTTTGCATTAAATAGTGGAAAAGGAATTGAAAAAGCTTTGAAGTATGGCAGTGCCTCTGCAGCGATTGTTGTTAGCAAACACAGTTCTTCAGAAGCGATGCCAACTGTAGCAGAAATCGAACAATTAATTCAGGAACAAGAGGACTAGTTGAGCTGTTTTCTAATGAATTCAAGGATGGTGAGAGAATGAAAAAAACAATCAGGCTGACAACAGCCCAAGCTTTGGTGCGTTTTTTAAATCAACAATACCTTTCTGTTGATGGGAAGGAGTCTCTTTTTGTAGACGGCGTTTTTCATATTTTTGGACATGGTAATGTTTTAGGCATTGGACAGGCATTGGAACAAAATCCGGGATCTCTAAAAATAATTCAAGGTAAAAATGAACAAGGAATGGCCCAAGCAGCCATTGCTTTTAGTAAGGAAAAACTGCGACGTAAGATTTTTGCTGTTACGACGTCTGTAGGTCCGGGAGCTGCGAACTTAGTTACAGCTGCTGGAACAGCGTTAGCCAATAATCTTCCAGTCCTTTTATTGCCAGGGGATACATTTGCATCAAGACAACCCGATCCAGTTCTACAGCAAATTGAACAAGAAAGTAGCGCAGGGATTACAACTAATGATGCTTTAAAACCAGTATCGCGTTATTGGGATCGAATCACAAGACCAGAACAAGTAATGAGTAGTTTAATTAGAGCTTTTGAAGTGTTGACGAATCCAGTGACTGCTGGTCCAGTTACTATTTGCTTAGCTCAGGATGTTGAAGGGGAAGCTTACGATTACCCAGCTGAATTCTTTAATAAAAGAGTCCATTATTTAGATCGAAAAGCACCAACAGAACGGGAATTAATTGGAGCGATTGAACTGATTCGCAACAGTAAAAAGCCTTTAATTATTGTGGGCGGTGGAGCGAAGTATTCAGATTGTCGTGAAGAGTTGATGACAATTTCTGAGAAATTTGGAATTCCATTAGTTGAAACTCAAGCTGGGAAATCAACGGTTGAAGCAGCTTTTAAAAATAATCTAGGCGGCATTGGGGTTACAGGAACTTTAGCAGCCAATAAAGCAGCCCATGTAGCAGATTTAGTGATTGGAGTAGGAACACGTTATACAGACTTCACAACTGGATCCAAATCCATTTTTGCAAATGAAGAAAAGCAATTTTTATCGATTAATGTTAGCAGAATGCAGGCTTATAAATTAGATTCTTTTCAAGTCGTTGCAGATGCAAAAGAGACACTACGTTTACTTTTAGAACAACTAGAGGAGTATCATGCTGAATTTAATCATGAAATCGAGGCCTTAAAAAAAGAATGGCAAATGGAGCGGCAGCGCTTGAGCCAAATAGAATTTAAACAACAAGACTTTGTGCCAGAAATTTCGGAACAATTTACCCAGGATAAGCTAAATGATTACGCTCAAAGCCTAAAAACAGAATTGCCACAAACGACTGCGCTACTTGCTATTAATGACTTTGTACAAGAAGACAGCATTATTGTTGGGGCTGCGGGTTCATTGCCTGGTGACTTGCAACGAATTTGGCAACCTAAAAAGCCAAACACATACCATGTTGAGTATGGGTATTCTTGTATGGGCTATGAAATTGCCGGAACTTTAGGGGCGAAACTTGCCCATCCTCATCAGGAAGTTTATGCGATGATTGGGGATGGTAGCTTTCATATGTTACATTCTGAATTTATTACAAGTATCCAGTATCAACAAAAAATCACGATTCTTTTATTTGATAATTCTGGATTTGGTTGTATTAATAACTTACAAATGGGGAATGGTAGTCAAAGTTTTGGAACGGAATTTAGAAAACCAGATGATAGCTTAATGAAGATTGATTTTGCAATGGTTGCAGCAGGTTACGGCGCAAAATCCTATACGGTTCGAACCCTAAATGAGCTTAAAGCAGCATTGGAAGATGCACAAAAACAAACTGTTTCAACATTAATTGATATTAAAGTTCTACCAAAGACGATGACAGATGGGTATGAAAGCTGGTGGAATGTTGGTGTTGCAGAAGTTAGCGAAGGCAATACAACGAAATCTTATTATCAAAAGAAACAAGAAATGTTAAAGCAAGCTCGGGATTATTGACTATAAAAGACAGCGAAGGGGTGTTGAATTGAGAACAATAAAAGTAGGCATTGTTGGATTAGGGCGTTTAGGAAAAATTCATGCACAAAATTTGGCACAAAATGTACCAAATTGTCAGTTATATGCAGCCTGTAGTTTAAATGAAGAAGAATTAATTTATGCTAAAACAGAATTAGGTGTTGAAAAAGGTTATGCAAATTATGCGGAAATGATTGCAGATTCTGAACTGGATGCGGTGGCGATTGCTTCGCCATCGGGCTATCACTGCCAACAAATTAATGCAGCTTTAGAAAAAGGGCTGCATGTATATAGTGAAAAACCAATTGGTCTAGATTTAGAAGAAATTCAAGCTACGATGGATGTAATTAATCGTCATTCAAAACAGATTTTTATGTTAGGATTTATGCGACGTTATGATGACTCTTATCGTTATGCAAAAGAATTAGTTGAGGCTGGCGAACTAGGTGAATTGACTGTTGTTCGTTGTTATGGAATTGATCCTAGTTCAGGGATGGAAAGCTTTGTAAAGTTTGCAGGGGCTAGCAATAGTGGTGGTTTATTTGCAGATATGTCAATCCATGATATTGATTTGGTACGTTGGTTTACTAAGGCAGAAGTAGCTAAAGTTTGGGCAATTGGCAAAAATGCTGCTTATCCAGAATTAGATCAAGTTAATGAGTTGGAGACAGGGGCAGCTATGTTGCAATTGACGGATAAAACAATGGGGCTTTTAGTTGCTGGACGTAATTGTGCCCATGGCTATCATGTTGAAACGGAACTAATTGGAACAAAAGGTATGCTGAGAATTGCGAATTTTCCTGAAAAAAATTTAGTCACTGTTTTGAATAGTAATGGGGTTGTTCGTCCTTGCTCTCAAGATTTTCCTGAGCGCTTTGCTGGGGCTTTCATTACTGAAATGAAAGAATTTATTGAGTGTATTTTAACTGAAAAACAACCAGAAGTAACGAGTTATGATGGGTTACAAGCGACTAAAGTAGCGCTGGCTTGTAAAGAATCTTTTGAAAAAAATCAATTAATTGAATTAAAGTAGAAAGTAGGAGAAAGAATGACGAATCAACCTAAAATTAAATTAGGGATTGCACCGATTGCTTGGACGAATGATGATATGCCTGAATTAGGGAGCGAAAACAGCTTTGAACAGTGCATTAGTGAGATGGCTTTAGCTGGTTTTACTGGGACAGAAATAGGCAATAAGTATCCTAAAGACCCAAAAGCTTTGCAAGAAAAATTAAAGCTAAGAAATTTAGAGGTAGCTAGTGCTTGGTTTAGTACGTTTTTAACGACTAAACCTTATACTGAAACAGCTGAAGCATTTATTCAACATCGTGATTTTCTTTGGGCAATGGGCGCAAAAGTAATCGTTGTTGCCGAACAAGGTCACAGTATCCAAGGGAAAATGGACACGCCATTATTTAAAGATAAACCACAATTTACCGATGCAGAATGGGTAAAATTAACAGAAGGTCTAGAAGCGCTAGGAGAATTAGCTCACGAAAAAGACATGGAGATTGTGTATCATCATCATATGGGAACTGGAGTACAAACAACGGCTGAAATTGATCGTTTAATGAAAGAAACAGATCCTACAAAGGTATTTTTATTATTTGATACAGGGCATCTTGTATTTTCAGGTGAAAACCCGCTTCAAATTTATAAGGCCTACCAAGATCGAATTAAACATATTCACTTTAAAGATATTCGAGATACTGTAACACAGGAAGTAAAAGCTGAAAATAATTCTTTCTTAAGTGCAGTTAAACAGTGTGCGTTTACAGTACCTGGCGATGGAGTAATTGATTTTAAACCGATTATGAGTGAAATTGAAAAAGCGAATTATACAGGTTGGATTGTTGTTGAGGCTGAACAAGATCCGGCGGTAGCCAATCCCTTTGAATATGCACTGAAAGCACGAAACTATCTAAAAAAAGAATGCAAAATTTAAAAAGGTTGTTAAAAGAAAGGATTGAAAATATGTCAGAAAATATCGTTATAGGTGTGATTGGAGCAGGAAGAATTGGACGCTTGCATGTGGAGAATATGTTAAAAATGGCAGGTGTTCGAGTGAAAACGGTTGCTGATCCTTATAGTGAACATGCAAAGGACTGGGCAGAAAAATTAGGTATCGAGCAGCTAGTGTCAAATCATGAAATAATTTTTAACGATGCCGAAATTAATTGTGTTTTTATTTGTTCGCCAACGGATACCCATACAACTATGATTAAAGCTGCTGCTAAAGCGGGGAAAAATATTTTTTGCGAGAAACCGATTAGTTTTTCAGATGAAGAGACAATAGAAGCCTTTAAAGCTGTTGAAAAAGCAGGAGTCAAATTACAGATTGGATTTAACCGTCGCTTTGATAAAAATTTTGATCGTGTCAAAAAGTGTGTTGCGACTGGTAAAATTGGCGAGTTGCATATTTTGAAAATTACTTCGCGAGATCCAGAACCACCAGGTTTAGACTATGTGAAAAGTTCAGGTGGGCTTTTCATGGATATGGCTATTCATGATTTTGATATGGCACGTTTTGTGTCTGGATCAGAAGTTGAAGAAGTTTATGTCCAAGGTGCGGCTTTAATTAATCCAGAATTTGCTAGTCTTGGAGATGTCGATACGGCCATTATTACCTTGAAGTTTGCCAATGGAGCGTTAGGTGTGATTGATAATAGTCGAAAAGCAGTCTATGGTTATGATCAGCGTGTAGAGGCATTTGGTTCAAATGGAGCTGTTGAGATTGGCAATGAAACAGAGACACTTGCCAAATTATCTACAAATAGTGGTGTTGAATTAGACCAACCTTTACACTTTTTCTTAGAGCGTTATAACGAAGCCTATATTCGTGAGGTTCAAGAATTTTTTGAAGCAATTCAAAAGGATAAAGCGGTACCCTGTAGTTTTGAAGATGGGATTATGGCACAAAGAATTGCACAAGCTGCAAAGCTCTCATTAACAACAGGGAAGCCTGTCAGAGTAACTAAATTAATAAAGTAGCGAGAATATTATAGGAAAGGAAGTGGTGAAATGGGACTGGTTCCAATGACTGAGCTAGTAAAAGAGGCAAAACAGAAACACTATGCCATTGCCCAGTTTAATATCAATGGTTACCAATGGGCTCAAGCAATCATAGAAGCAGCTCAGGAAGAAAATGCACCAGTTATTCTTGCTGCTTCTGATCGAGTTATTGATTATCTAGGTGGCTTTAAGATGGTGGTCACTCTTGTAAGAGGATTAGTTCAAACCTTAAACGTGACAAATCCAGTTGTCTTGCATTTAGACCATGGTCAAAGTGTTGCAAGGTGTTTTGCTGCAATTGATGCTGGTTTTTCATCAGTTATGTTTGATGGTTCAAAATATCCGATAGAAAAGAATATTAAGTTAACTAAGCAAGTAGTTGATTACGCCCATTTAAAGGGAGTATCGGTTGAGGCAGAGGTTGGATCAGTCGGTGGAGTCGAAGATGGCATTACTGGTGGGATTCAATATGCTCGTTTAACTGATTGTTGCAGGATGGTTGAGGAAACGCAAATTGACGCTTTAGCTGCAGCTTTAGGGTCAGTTCATGGAGCTTATCATGGTGAACCAGTTCTTGGTTTTACTGAAATGCTGGAAATTTCACAGGCGACAAATATTCCTTTAGTTTTACATGGGGCTTCTGGAATTCCAAAGGAACAAATCAAAAAAGCCATTGAGCTTGGGCATGCTAAAATAAATATAAATACAGAATTAAATCAAGTTTGGGCGCAAGCTGTAAAAGCAAGTTTCATGAAGAATCCTGAAAGCTATAATCCTCAAGCGATTTTATTGCCAGCTAAAGAAGCTCTTGGCAAAGTTGTAAAAGAAAAAATTAGAGAGTTTAAGAATAATCGTGTTTTTTGAAAAGAGCCTGGTTTGTGGAATGGACTAAATTTTTAAACTATCTTGCAGTAAATAAAAGTGAAAATAAGTATTTTTAGTCTGAGAAGGCTAAAAATACTTATTTTTTAGTTGTGGAAATATAAAAAAATAAATAGCCTTAATTTATGAAATAATGTATGCTATTAATGAAAGCTGTAAACTAAAAGCAGTGAATATATGGAGAAGGAGTTGGACTATTTGGTAGATAATGAAGAGGAAGACAAGTCGATAAAAGCTCGGCAATTGATTTTCTTAGAAGAAATAGAAGAATTAAAAACTAAAAAATATTTGGGTGCTTATGTGAGTCAGCAAGTAACGGAAGCTTATTTGCGCTATGTGGAAGATCAAAAAGATAAAGTGAGCAGTGAAGTAGAGATTCCTAATAAGGAGGTATTAAAAAAACAAGCCATTTCGAAAGAGGTTCCTAAACGACGTTCGCAAATTGGAGCTGTTGGACCTAAAGAGCCGCTAGAATCTATTGATCGTAAAA
This Carnobacterium maltaromaticum DSM 20342 DNA region includes the following protein-coding sequences:
- the iolB gene encoding 5-deoxy-glucuronate isomerase encodes the protein MSKLLYPPKSKELTEGVTLLQEISEKNAPLTYIRLKIIEMESGASYEESLTQFECCLVALTGKITVTDFAETFSEIGTRESVFERIPTDSVYLSTQQKFRVTAKTAAKIVLCYAPSEKKLPTQLIKASDNSIENRGMYQNKRLVHTILSDTSSISDALLVVEVLTDSGNWSSYPPHKHDQNDLPRESLLEETYYHEMNPRQGFVFQRVYTDDRSLDETMTVENGDVVVVPKGYHPVGVPDGYESYYLNIMAGPIKKWQFHNDPAHEWILNRK
- the iolG gene encoding inositol 2-dehydrogenase, whose amino-acid sequence is MRTIKVGIVGLGRLGKIHAQNLAQNVPNCQLYAACSLNEEELIYAKTELGVEKGYANYAEMIADSELDAVAIASPSGYHCQQINAALEKGLHVYSEKPIGLDLEEIQATMDVINRHSKQIFMLGFMRRYDDSYRYAKELVEAGELGELTVVRCYGIDPSSGMESFVKFAGASNSGGLFADMSIHDIDLVRWFTKAEVAKVWAIGKNAAYPELDQVNELETGAAMLQLTDKTMGLLVAGRNCAHGYHVETELIGTKGMLRIANFPEKNLVTVLNSNGVVRPCSQDFPERFAGAFITEMKEFIECILTEKQPEVTSYDGLQATKVALACKESFEKNQLIELK
- the fba gene encoding class II fructose-1,6-bisphosphate aldolase codes for the protein MGLVPMTELVKEAKQKHYAIAQFNINGYQWAQAIIEAAQEENAPVILAASDRVIDYLGGFKMVVTLVRGLVQTLNVTNPVVLHLDHGQSVARCFAAIDAGFSSVMFDGSKYPIEKNIKLTKQVVDYAHLKGVSVEAEVGSVGGVEDGITGGIQYARLTDCCRMVEETQIDALAAALGSVHGAYHGEPVLGFTEMLEISQATNIPLVLHGASGIPKEQIKKAIELGHAKININTELNQVWAQAVKASFMKNPESYNPQAILLPAKEALGKVVKEKIREFKNNRVF
- the iolE gene encoding myo-inosose-2 dehydratase; this translates as MTNQPKIKLGIAPIAWTNDDMPELGSENSFEQCISEMALAGFTGTEIGNKYPKDPKALQEKLKLRNLEVASAWFSTFLTTKPYTETAEAFIQHRDFLWAMGAKVIVVAEQGHSIQGKMDTPLFKDKPQFTDAEWVKLTEGLEALGELAHEKDMEIVYHHHMGTGVQTTAEIDRLMKETDPTKVFLLFDTGHLVFSGENPLQIYKAYQDRIKHIHFKDIRDTVTQEVKAENNSFLSAVKQCAFTVPGDGVIDFKPIMSEIEKANYTGWIVVEAEQDPAVANPFEYALKARNYLKKECKI
- the iolG gene encoding inositol 2-dehydrogenase, with amino-acid sequence MSENIVIGVIGAGRIGRLHVENMLKMAGVRVKTVADPYSEHAKDWAEKLGIEQLVSNHEIIFNDAEINCVFICSPTDTHTTMIKAAAKAGKNIFCEKPISFSDEETIEAFKAVEKAGVKLQIGFNRRFDKNFDRVKKCVATGKIGELHILKITSRDPEPPGLDYVKSSGGLFMDMAIHDFDMARFVSGSEVEEVYVQGAALINPEFASLGDVDTAIITLKFANGALGVIDNSRKAVYGYDQRVEAFGSNGAVEIGNETETLAKLSTNSGVELDQPLHFFLERYNEAYIREVQEFFEAIQKDKAVPCSFEDGIMAQRIAQAAKLSLTTGKPVRVTKLIK
- the iolC gene encoding 5-dehydro-2-deoxygluconokinase — its product is MKKKNFDMISLGRACIDLNAVEYNRGMEETMTFSKYVGGSPANIAIGSAKLGLNVGFIGKIPDDQHGRFIENYMKKSGIDTSNMILDTEGHKAGLAFTEIKSPEECSILMYREQVADLYLTPNEINEEYLKSAEMLVVSGTALAQSPSREAVLKAVSLAKKNQLKVVFELDYRPYTWKNPAETAVYYSLVAEQADIVIGTRDEYDSMENIVNGTNEATIAYLFQHSPELIVIKHGVEGSYAYTKAGGIYQGKAYKTQVLKTFGAGDSYAAAFLFALNSGKGIEKALKYGSASAAIVVSKHSSSEAMPTVAEIEQLIQEQED
- the iolD gene encoding 3D-(3,5/4)-trihydroxycyclohexane-1,2-dione acylhydrolase (decyclizing), whose product is MKKTIRLTTAQALVRFLNQQYLSVDGKESLFVDGVFHIFGHGNVLGIGQALEQNPGSLKIIQGKNEQGMAQAAIAFSKEKLRRKIFAVTTSVGPGAANLVTAAGTALANNLPVLLLPGDTFASRQPDPVLQQIEQESSAGITTNDALKPVSRYWDRITRPEQVMSSLIRAFEVLTNPVTAGPVTICLAQDVEGEAYDYPAEFFNKRVHYLDRKAPTERELIGAIELIRNSKKPLIIVGGGAKYSDCREELMTISEKFGIPLVETQAGKSTVEAAFKNNLGGIGVTGTLAANKAAHVADLVIGVGTRYTDFTTGSKSIFANEEKQFLSINVSRMQAYKLDSFQVVADAKETLRLLLEQLEEYHAEFNHEIEALKKEWQMERQRLSQIEFKQQDFVPEISEQFTQDKLNDYAQSLKTELPQTTALLAINDFVQEDSIIVGAAGSLPGDLQRIWQPKKPNTYHVEYGYSCMGYEIAGTLGAKLAHPHQEVYAMIGDGSFHMLHSEFITSIQYQQKITILLFDNSGFGCINNLQMGNGSQSFGTEFRKPDDSLMKIDFAMVAAGYGAKSYTVRTLNELKAALEDAQKQTVSTLIDIKVLPKTMTDGYESWWNVGVAEVSEGNTTKSYYQKKQEMLKQARDY